Proteins encoded by one window of Salicibibacter halophilus:
- the dnaB gene encoding replicative DNA helicase, with translation MSDVISGERTPPQNIAAEQAVLGAIFLEEASLITATERLRPEDFYRAAHQRIFRVMTDLMEKGEPIDLVTVTSQLQDHEWLEEAGGISYLTDLANAVPTAANVGYYSRIIEEKALLRRLIRAATSIVSEGYTEEQEVDEVLGDAERMIMEVSNRRTSGSFLSIKDVLMETYDNIEMLQSRGDALTGVASGFQELDRMTAGFQNSDLIIVAARPSMGKTAFALNITQNIATKTDENVAIFSLEMGASQLVQRMLCAEGNIDGSRLRTGQLLEEDWEKLAMAMGTLSRAGVYIDDSPGIKVADIRAKCRRLQQEKGLGMVMIDYLQLIQGRGTESRQQEVSEISRNLKAIARELNVPVIALSQLSRGVESRQDKRPMMSDLRESGSIEQDADIVAFLYREDYYDQEAENQNIIEIIISKQRNGPVGNVELAFIKEYNKFVNLDRKHDENVAPPGA, from the coding sequence GTGAGTGATGTTATAAGCGGTGAACGCACGCCGCCACAAAATATAGCAGCTGAGCAGGCGGTATTAGGGGCGATTTTTCTTGAAGAAGCGTCCCTTATAACTGCCACGGAACGGTTAAGGCCTGAAGATTTTTACCGAGCCGCCCATCAACGGATTTTTCGGGTGATGACCGACCTTATGGAAAAGGGAGAACCCATTGATCTTGTTACAGTAACTTCACAGTTGCAAGATCATGAATGGTTGGAAGAAGCCGGCGGAATTTCCTATCTTACCGATCTAGCCAATGCTGTGCCGACAGCGGCAAATGTAGGGTACTATTCGCGAATCATTGAGGAAAAAGCGCTGTTGCGGCGATTGATCCGCGCGGCAACCTCGATTGTTTCCGAAGGATATACGGAAGAGCAGGAAGTGGATGAAGTACTCGGCGATGCGGAACGGATGATCATGGAGGTCTCGAATCGGCGGACATCCGGGTCTTTTTTATCCATCAAAGATGTGCTTATGGAGACGTACGACAATATTGAAATGCTGCAAAGCCGTGGCGACGCACTTACGGGAGTCGCGAGTGGGTTTCAGGAACTGGACCGTATGACCGCCGGTTTTCAAAACAGTGATTTAATTATTGTTGCCGCGCGTCCATCCATGGGAAAAACAGCTTTTGCCTTGAACATCACCCAAAATATCGCGACGAAAACAGATGAAAATGTGGCGATATTCAGTCTTGAAATGGGTGCGTCGCAGCTTGTGCAACGGATGTTATGCGCGGAAGGAAATATTGATGGTTCTCGTCTTCGTACCGGTCAACTGCTGGAAGAAGATTGGGAAAAATTAGCAATGGCAATGGGAACCCTATCGCGTGCAGGCGTTTATATTGATGATTCTCCCGGCATAAAAGTTGCGGATATCCGTGCCAAATGCCGGCGTTTGCAGCAGGAAAAAGGTCTCGGCATGGTGATGATTGATTACCTTCAACTCATTCAGGGACGCGGCACCGAAAGCCGCCAGCAAGAAGTTTCGGAGATTTCGCGAAACCTTAAAGCGATCGCGCGCGAGCTAAACGTCCCCGTGATTGCTCTCTCCCAACTTTCCCGGGGGGTGGAATCAAGACAGGATAAACGCCCGATGATGTCGGATTTGCGGGAATCGGGGAGTATCGAGCAAGATGCGGATATTGTTGCCTTCTTATACAGGGAAGATTACTATGACCAAGAAGCTGAAAATCAAAACATTATCGAAATCATTATTTCCAAACAAAGAAACGGACCAGTCGGGAACGTGGAACTGGCATTTATCAAGGAATATAATAAATTTGTGAATTTGGATCGGAAACATGACGAAAACGTAGCGCCGCCCGGTGCCTAA
- a CDS encoding adenylosuccinate synthase, producing the protein MSSIVIVGTQWGDEGKGKITDYLSENAEMIARYQGGNNAGHTIKFDGETYKLHLVPSGIFSDEKTCVIGNGMVIDPKALVEELEGLQARGIDTSNLRISNRAHVILPYHIKQDVAEEESKGTSKIGTTKKGIGPAYMDKAARVGIRIADLLEKDEFADKLARNLQEKNRLLEKIYETEGFRIEDILDEYYDYGQRLASYVCDTSVVLNDAIDQGRRVLFEGAQGVMLDIDQGTYPFVTSSNPIAGGVTIGSGVGPSKIHHVVGVSKAYTTRVGDGPFPTELTDEVGDRIRDIGNEYGTTTGRPRRVGWFDSVVVRHARRVSGITDLSLNCLDVLSGLDTVKICVAYEYRGERIEEFPASLNVLAECKPIYEEMPGWDEDITEARSLGDLPPRARHYAERIAQLTNIPLSVFSVGPDRTQTNEVRGVWGL; encoded by the coding sequence TTGTCATCCATCGTTATCGTGGGAACACAATGGGGGGACGAAGGCAAAGGAAAGATTACGGATTATCTATCGGAAAATGCGGAAATGATTGCCCGTTATCAAGGGGGCAACAACGCTGGACATACGATTAAATTTGACGGTGAAACGTACAAGTTGCACCTCGTGCCCTCCGGTATTTTTTCGGATGAAAAGACCTGTGTTATCGGTAACGGGATGGTGATTGACCCGAAAGCATTAGTCGAAGAGCTGGAAGGACTTCAAGCTCGCGGCATTGACACGAGCAATTTGCGGATCAGCAACCGTGCCCATGTCATTCTTCCTTATCATATTAAGCAGGATGTTGCCGAAGAGGAAAGCAAAGGGACAAGTAAAATCGGGACGACGAAAAAAGGCATCGGGCCGGCCTATATGGACAAGGCAGCCCGGGTCGGCATCCGCATCGCCGATCTTCTTGAAAAAGACGAATTTGCCGATAAGCTGGCCCGGAACCTGCAAGAGAAGAATCGACTGTTGGAAAAAATCTATGAAACGGAAGGGTTCCGCATCGAAGATATCCTTGATGAGTATTATGATTATGGCCAGCGTTTGGCAAGCTATGTGTGTGACACGTCGGTCGTGTTGAACGATGCCATTGATCAAGGGCGGCGTGTCCTGTTTGAGGGCGCCCAGGGAGTTATGCTTGATATCGACCAAGGGACGTATCCGTTTGTCACATCTTCAAACCCGATTGCCGGTGGAGTAACGATTGGTTCCGGTGTAGGGCCTTCAAAAATCCATCATGTCGTTGGGGTATCAAAAGCCTATACGACAAGGGTTGGTGACGGACCGTTCCCGACCGAACTCACCGATGAGGTAGGCGACCGCATTCGCGATATCGGCAATGAATACGGGACAACGACAGGACGCCCTCGCCGCGTCGGATGGTTTGACTCCGTTGTCGTTCGGCACGCTCGCCGGGTAAGCGGGATTACCGACTTGTCTTTAAACTGTCTGGATGTGCTGTCAGGACTTGATACGGTGAAGATTTGTGTGGCTTACGAGTATCGAGGGGAGCGGATCGAAGAATTCCCCGCCAGCCTGAATGTGCTCGCCGAATGTAAGCCCATTTACGAAGAAATGCCGGGATGGGACGAGGATATTACCGAAGCGCGGAGCCTCGGTGATTTGCCGCCGCGTGCACGGCATTACGCGGAACGTATCGCGCAGCTGACAAACATTCCGTTATCGGTGTTTTCAGTTGGACCGGACCGCACGCAAACGAACGAAGTGCGTGGCGTTTGGGGATTGTAA